A single region of the Cyanobacteria bacterium GSL.Bin1 genome encodes:
- a CDS encoding photosystem II q(b) protein yields MTTTLQQQQSQNLWERFCQWVTSTENRLYVGWFGVLMIPTLLTATTCFIIAFVAAPPVDIDGIREPVAGSLLYGNNIISGAVVPSSNAIGLHFYPI; encoded by the coding sequence ATGACAACCACCTTACAGCAACAACAAAGCCAGAATCTCTGGGAACGGTTTTGCCAGTGGGTCACCAGTACCGAAAACCGCCTCTATGTAGGTTGGTTCGGCGTGCTCATGATCCCCACCCTCTTGACCGCCACCACCTGCTTTATCATCGCCTTCGTCGCCGCCCCTCCGGTAGACATCGACGGCATTCGTGAACCCGTCGCCGGTTCCTTACTCTATGGAAACAACATCATCTCCGGTGCCGTTGTTCCTTCCTCCAACGCCATTGGACTTCACTTCTACCCGATCT
- a CDS encoding thioredoxin fold domain-containing protein, protein MANEQSEITTFSTRIRNIVIAFGAIAISLTLFLGLQTDSPSFSLESQAQDATPLEVALSNKKPTFLEFYANWCTSCQAMAKEIGELKQKYNDRINFVMLNVDNDKWLPEMLQYNVDSIPHFAFISREGSAIASVIGEQPQSVLDNNLAALANEENLPYANQQGQRSRVGTPQSNQPDPSEVAPRSHGR, encoded by the coding sequence ATGGCAAACGAGCAGTCGGAAATAACAACTTTCAGCACTCGCATTCGGAATATTGTAATTGCTTTCGGTGCTATTGCTATTAGTTTGACCCTATTCTTGGGCTTACAAACCGATAGCCCTTCCTTTTCTCTAGAAAGTCAAGCGCAAGACGCAACCCCTCTAGAAGTGGCTCTGAGTAACAAGAAACCTACGTTTTTGGAGTTTTACGCCAATTGGTGTACCAGCTGTCAAGCAATGGCGAAAGAGATTGGAGAACTCAAACAAAAGTATAACGACCGCATCAACTTTGTCATGTTGAATGTGGATAACGATAAATGGCTGCCAGAAATGCTGCAATACAACGTCGATAGCATTCCTCACTTTGCTTTTATTTCCAGAGAAGGCAGCGCGATCGCGTCAGTGATTGGAGAGCAACCCCAGTCTGTTTTAGACAATAACTTAGCCGCTCTCGCTAACGAGGAAAACCTTCCTTACGCCAACCAACAAGGACAGCGCTCCCGCGTCGGGACTCCCCAATCTAATCAACCAGATCCCTCAGAGGTGGCACCCCGTAGTCATGGTCGCTAG